One Spinacia oleracea cultivar Varoflay chromosome 4, BTI_SOV_V1, whole genome shotgun sequence DNA segment encodes these proteins:
- the LOC110788532 gene encoding auxin-induced protein 22D translates to MEMNKKGVEHQDTELRLGLPGTEFKTMVNKRSFSEIKEESTTCNVDKSEDNTPPPPKAQVIGWPPVRSYRKNCLHALKKEAEVGGVYVKVSMDGAPYLRKIDMKLYKCYSELLKALQDMFKVKLIGENSEKEGNNGSEFVPTYEDKDGDWMLVGDVPWEMFINSCRRLRIMKGSDARGLGCLA, encoded by the exons ATGGAGATGAACAAGAAAGGAGTTGAGCATCAAGATACCGAGTTAAGACTCGGATTACCCGGAACCGAGTTTAAAACTATGGTTAATAAGAGATCATTTTCTGAGATTAAGGAAGAGAGTACTACTTGTAATGTTGACAAATCTGAAGATAATACCCCTCCACCTCCAAA GGCACAAGTTATTGGATGGCCACCAGTTAGATCTTACCGTAAAAACTGCCTCCACGCATTGAAAAAAGAGGCAGAAGTTGGAGGAGTTTACGTAAAAGTTAGCATGGATGGAGCTCCTTATCTTAGAAAGATTGACATGAAATTGTACAAGTGTTACTCGGAGCTCCTTAAGGCCTTGCAGGACATGTTCAAAGTTAAACTTATTG GTGAAAACTCAGAGAAAGAAGGCAACAATGGATCAGAATTTGTACCAACATATGAAGACAAAGATGGAGATTGGATGTTGGTTGGAGATGTGCCATGGGAGATGTTCATTAATTCTTGCAGAAGGCTGAGAATTATGAAAGGATCCGATGCAAGAGGGTTGGGTTGTTTGGCCTAA